In Carassius carassius chromosome 5, fCarCar2.1, whole genome shotgun sequence, one genomic interval encodes:
- the rnf170 gene encoding E3 ubiquitin-protein ligase RNF170, which produces MEASVCLAPEEDSLIEGVSDPVLLVLVLSVSFLLGLATLLCRNEQQRIHPDNQEQVRVVREQLHPEQLVAAEPRHQFYSDMSCPVCLQQAILPVETNCGHLFCGPCIMAYWRYGTWLGAISCPICRQTVTLLFPLFRDTGGAQTQDGQVDPTLILRDIHDYNLRFSGQPRSLLDRLLDVPTLLRHAFREMFSVGGLFWMFRIRILLCVLGALTYLASPLDFIPEGVVGLLGFMDDFFVILLLFIYISIMYREVVTQRLAT; this is translated from the exons ATGGAGGCCAGTGTGTGTTTGGCTCCAGAGGAGGATTCTCTGATTGAAGGAGTCAGTGACCCTGTGCTTCTGGTGCTGGTGCTCAGCGTTAGCTTTCTGCTCGGTCTGGCCACGCTGCTCTGCAG GAACGAGCAGCAGAGGATTCATCCGGACAATCAGGAGCAGGTGCGTGTGGTCCGAGAGCAGCTCCACCCAGAGCAG ctGGTGGCGGCGGAGCCCAGGCATCAGTTCTACTCGGACATGTCGTGTCCCGTGTGTCTGCAGCAGGCCATTCTGCCCGTAGAGACTAACTGCGGTCATCTGTTCTGCG GGCCCTGTAtcatggcgtactggcgttacggGACGTGGCTCGGAGCCATCAGCTGCCCCATCTGCAGACAGACg gtGACCCTGCTGTTCCCGCTCTTCCGTGACACGGGGGGGGCTCAGACGCAGGACGGACAGGTGGACCCCACGCTGATCCTCAGAGACATCCACGACTACAACCTGCGCTTCTCCGGACAGCCTCGCTCC ctgctGGACCGTCTGCTGGACGTCCCCACGCTGCTGCGCCACGCCTTCAGAGAGATGTTCTCCGTCGGGGGTCTCTTCTGGATGTTCCGGATCCGGATCCTGCTGTGTGTGCTGGGCGCTCTGACCTACCTGGCCTCACCGCTGGACTTCATCCCCGAGGGCGTGGTGGGGCTGCTGGGCTTCATGGACGACTTCTTCGTCATCCTGCTGCTCTTCATCTACATCTCCATCATGTACCGCGAGGTGGTGACGCAGCGGCTGGCCACCTGA